One stretch of Nicotiana tabacum cultivar K326 chromosome 18, ASM71507v2, whole genome shotgun sequence DNA includes these proteins:
- the LOC107775264 gene encoding uncharacterized protein LOC107775264 translates to MGKEWLYWGTSRSTKNKGRRSEKGEINEQVTTAGCMCAVFQIFDLPHFHLANLNQQHQSHPSLTKEDQEPVLLKGIEAPRNSLDLDEERPVLVENKSVSTSLIISSEENLNIPVGIQIRTSIDSRSPRVSTSTSRGKTDDFSSEYSSCSPGPKTPTLVARLMGLENYSPLSNISTINNTPTSTSHCKSLLVQKQVQGLNITGTVSLPETPRVSSESRRSDVEYHHRLSLQINKENIGEESQGSAYQYNGKKMARRRRDDKLKQDDENTSPGYYARQIVKQVKERVSRKVGHDITNTVTSKDDNNVVLINSNNYASIPNSTVVLLRPTKKPKALNHLGDDNSLVSKQSITPSSSPRLRLLETKNKLPVTTTSTGNKTQTLQHSPRLSSAAKIITNHKSQDSLWEEIKQKQQLHQRSSKKGKGERYEKPPLKDPIYRKKEEQFVHSAATNKANITDNKCKKTALSTFFPPKKEPSSPPTKLLIKKSQESDACPLKRSTQLSCSSSHSYNTTLQESNKCTNGTTTTTSSVGREEFQYIERILKRAGIDKCTPVSFAKLYSQSHPLDPCIFHHLELFHPSIFTVPRSSLSQRCNRKHIFQLVNELLVEILEPYYIKLNPIWLKKRRLHRQMNGLELINTLCMRIQSLPSANCQVLEDIDALIDKDLRKKELGIRGRVFEEEEEEGESIVLEIERDIFESLVHESVACSYRIMR, encoded by the exons ATGGGGAAAGAGTGGCTGTACTGGGGTACTAGTAGATCTACCAAGAATAAAGGAAGACGGTCAGAGAAAGGAGAAATCAATGAACAAGTTACTACTGCTGGTTGCATGTGTGCTGTTTTTCAAATATTTGATTTACCTCATTTTCATTTAGCAAATTTGAACCAGCAGCACCAATCTCATCCTTCTTTAACTAAAGAAGACCAAGAACCTGTTCTCCTCAAAG GAATTGAAGCGCCAAGAAACAGCTTGGATTTAGACGAGGAAAGGCCTGTTCTTGTGGAAAATAAATCTGTTTCAACTTCATTAATAATTTCATCAGAAGAAAATTTGAACATTCCG GTTGGTATTCAAATTAGAACAAGCATTGACTCTAGATCACCTAGAGTATCAACGTCAACTTCAAGAGGAAAAACAGATGATTTTTCCTCTGAATATAGCAGCTGCTCTCCTGGGCCCAAAACACCAACACTTGTTGCTAGACTTATGGGCCTTGAAAATTACTCTCCTCTTTCCAATATTTCCACTATCAATAATACTCCAACTTCAACTTCACATTGTAAGTCACTCTTGGTCCAAAAGCAAGTTCAAGGCCTTAACATTACAG GTACTGTGTCACTGCCTGAGACACCAAGGGTATCTTCAGAGAGCAGGAGGTCAGATGTGGAATATCATCATAGGTTATCTCTTCaaatcaacaaagaaaatatTGGTGAAGAATCTCAAGGTTCAGCTTATCAATACAATGGCAAGAAAATGGCTAGGAGAAGGAGAGATGATAAACTAAAGCAAGATGATGAGAATACAAGTCCAGGATATTATGCTAGACAAATTGTGAAGCAAGTAAAAGAGAGAGTCAGCAGGAAAGTTGGTCATGACATTACCAACACAGTTACAAGTAAAGACGATAATAATGTCGTCTTGATTAACAGCAATAACTACGCCTCAATTCCAAACAGTACTGTTGTGTTGCTTAGACCGACGAAAAAACCCAAGGCTCTAAACCATCTTGGAGATGATAATAGCCTAGTTAGTAAGCAATCAATTACTCCTTCTAGCTCACCAAGGTTAAGATTGTTGGAGACCAAGAACAAATTACCAGTCACAACTACATCAACTGGTAATAAAACCCAAACTTTACAGCACTCTCCTAGACTTTCATCTGCTGCTAAAATTATCACAAATCATAAATCTCAAGATTCTTTATGGGAGGAAATAAAACAGAAGCAGCAGCTGCATCAGAGAAGTAGCAAAAAAGGAAAAGGTGAGAGATATGAGAAGCCACCATTAAAAGATCCCATCTATAGAAAGAAGGAAGAACAATTCGTTCATTCTGCTGCCACAAATAAAGCAAACATCACggacaacaagtgcaagaaaactgCATTGTCAACCTTTTTTCCTCCGAAGAAAGAGCCTTCTTCTCCCCCCACTAAATTACTCATCAAAAAG TCACAGGAATCAGATGCTTGTCCATTGAAAAGGAGCACACAATTATCTTGTAGTTCGAGCCATTCGTACAACACCACACTCCAAGAAAGCAACAAATGTACTAAcggtactactactactacttctAGTGTTGGACGAGAGGAATTTCAGTACATTGAAAGAATACTGAAACGTGCAGGAATTGACAAATGTACCCCAGTGTCCTTTGCCAAGTtgtactctcaatctcaccctctTGATCCTTGTATTTTTCACCACTTAGAACTTTTTCACCCTTCCATTTTTACCGTACCAAGATCAAGTTTAAGCCAGAGGTGTAACAGAAAGCATATTTTTCAACTTGTTAACGAGCTCCTTGTTGAAATCTTGGAACCATATTACATCAAGTTGAACCCCATATGGCTAAAGAAAAGGCGATTACATCGTCAAATGAACGGGTTGGAGCTGATTAACACACTCTGCATGAGAATACAGAGTTTACCTTCAGCTAATTGCCAAGTTCTTGAAGATATTGATGCATTGATAGATAAGGATTTGCGAAAAAAAGAGCTCGGAATTAGAGGCCGTgtgtttgaagaagaagaagaagaaggggaaaGCATAGTATTAGAGATTGAACGTGATATATTTGAATCACTTGTGCATGAATCTGTGGCATGTTCGTATAGAATAATGAGGTAG